The Acidobacteriota bacterium genome includes the window GGCCCTGGCGGGACTGGGGGGAGACTTCTCCATCGCCCTCTGGGACGGTCGGCGCCGCCGGCTGCTGCTGACTCGAGACGCCCTGGGGCAACGTTCCCTCTACTACCGCCGCGCCGGCGGGCTGACGGTGTTCTGCTCGGAGCCGGAGCCGCTGCTGCGGGCGCCGGGGCTGGGGGCCGAGCTGTCGGCGGAAAGCGCGTTCTGGTACCTGGCCTTCGGCACGCCGCCCCCCGGGCGAACCCTGGCGCGGGGGGTGGAGGTGCTGCCGGCGGCCCATCTGCTGAGCTGGCGGCCGGGGGCGGCGGCGCTGGAGCGGCGGTGGTGGACGCCGCTGGATCCCGAGTCGCCGGTGAAGGCGACGGAGGAGGTGATCGGGGAGATTCGCCGAAGCTTGGACACGGCGCTGTTGTCTGCCGTGGCGGATTCGGAGCCCTGGGGATTGCTGCTCTCCGGCGGGGTGGACTCGTCCTACCTGGGAGCCTGCGCGGTGGCCCACGGCCGGCCCCCGGAGGCGGCCCTGACCAGCGCCTTCGAGGAGCGCCACGGTCTCAACGAGACGGAGGTTGCGGCGGCGGTGGCGGGCTGGCTGCGAGTGCCCCACCGGCCGGTGACCCTGCGGGCGGCGGAGGGCTTAGAGCTGCTGCGGGAGGTGGTGCTGGCAGCGCCCATCCCCTGTGCGGCGTGGGCCGCCCTGACCCACCACCGGGTGCTGGCGGAGGCTCGAGAGCTGGGTCTGGAGCTCCTCGTCTCAGGATTGGGGGCGGACGAGGTCTTCGGCGGCTATGACCACTACCGAGGCTACTACGCACGCTTCCTCCGCTTCCTCCGTCGCCAGTCGGTGCCGGCGGGGCTGGCGGAGGTCGAGCTGCCCTGGCAGGCGGAGGAGCAGTCCAGCCGGCGGGTCCTCTATCCGGGGGTGGCGCGCTTCTTCGACGATCCGTCGCTGCGCAAAGGATTGGAAGAGCCGTATCGGCGCTGGCAGTACGCCTCGCACCTGCGCTCCTTCTACCGCGAATGCCGTCGGCTGAAGCCGGAGGCCCACGCCATGGAGCTGATGGTGGCCCACGAATGCCAACATCGCATTCCGGAAATCCTCTTCGGCAATTTCGAGCCCTTGGCGCGGGCCCACGGGGTGGAGGTTCGATATCCCTTCCTGCAGCCGGAGCTGGTGCAGTTGGTGGCGGGGCTGCGGGTGGAGGATCGCTACCGCACTGCCGGCGGGCGGTTCTCCCTGCGCTTGCGGGACCTCCAGCCGCGCTTCAAACACGCCATGCTCGAGGTGGCCCGGGGCCGGGTGCCGGAGGAGGTCGTGGATCGGCCCCGCAAGAGCTTCACCGCGCCCTTCGGCGGCTGGTTGTTCGACCAAGCTTTCGGCCCGGCGGTGATCGACGACCTGCGGCGCAGCCCGTTCTGGAAGCTGGGGATCGTGCGCAAGGAGTGGCTGGAGCATATTCTGGAGCGCATCCAGCCCGGCCCCAACCCGTGGGTCTTCCAGCTCTGGGCGCTGGTCACCCTCGCCGGATGGTACGAGCGCTTCGTGGAGCCCGATCGCTAGCTCTTCAGCCGTGCCAGGAGCTGGTCCCAGCGCTGCTGGCGGGAGCCGGAGAGGGCGCGGCCGGCGAGGCTCTGGTTGAAGAAGCGATGGCCTTCCTCGGGCAAATGGCGCAGCTCCTCGATGCGCTCCACCAGAGCGGCGCGCATCGTCGGCGGGAAGCTGGTGGCCGCCAGATCGCCGCCACCGGCGACCACCATCAAAGCCGTCGCCTGGCATTTGCGGCAGCGGTCGCAGGTGCCGGCGCCGCTCGAATAGCAGACCCTCAGACTCCTCAGCAGCTCCGGGGCGTGATCCAGCAGGGCCTCGACCTTGGGCTGCCGCATTTCGGTCTCGTGAAGCAGCTCCATCGGGGCCGGGTACGCATAGCGATCGACGTACGCGGCGGAGCCAGCGCAGCTGCCCACCCGGCCTAGAAGCTCGCTGAAGCCGCCGGCCAGGTACACCCGCGCCAGCAGGGGGCGGATCACTGTCAGGGCGGTGAAGATGTGGTGCACGTGCATCAGGCCGAGCCAGAAGGAGCAATTGTCGGGAAACTTCTCGTCCAGACGGTTGTGCTTGTAGACGCTGGCCAGATTGGTCCACAGATGCATCCAGCCGAGGCCCCGCTCCTGCGCCACCGCCTGAGTGGTCTCCAGGGCGTCGGCGCGCTGCTCGCCGGTGGTCATGGAGTCGAGATTTTCGAAGTTCGACAGATGGATCAGCCAATCCACGCCCGCCGCTCCTGCACCTTCCCGCTGCTCCAGGTCTGCTCTCTGCTCCAGATCGATCAGCGCTCGGCAGCTGTCGATGCCGGCGCTGAACATCAGCCCCCGGTGGTGTCGGGGCAGGTCGAGATCTTCCTCTTCCGGCCCGGCCAGCGGCGTGAGACTGGCGAAGGGGTCGTGGCGAGGCCAGCCGTAGTGATCCTGGAGGAAGGTGCCGACAGAGCGCAGGCTCTCGATCAGGCTGGCGGGCACCGGGATCGGCGAGCGCAGCTCGGCGCCGTAAGCCCAGCCCAGGGGGGCGAAGGCGGAGACGAAGGCACCGTTGAGGATCGGAGCTTCGCTGCGCACGCCCTCGCTGCACGCCAGCCCCAGCAGCCGGTTGTCCCACAGCAGGGGCTCGAGGTCCGGCGAGCAGGCGTAACGGCACCGCACCCGCCAGGGATCCCGGCCCAACTCGGTGAGCTCGACGAAGGGCATGTCGCTCACGCCAGCGCCCCGCGGCTCGCCGCTTCCACCGCTCCCGCTGATCGGACCTGCCGGACCCCCGGCAGCTCCTCCGCCACCGGCAGGCCCAGGGGGGCGGCCACCTCGTCGAACCAGCGCACCAGGTTGCGCCGTAGTGTTCGGGCTCGCCGGAAGGGCGTCGCTGGCGGCAGGCGCCGGCCGGAAACGGCTCCCTCCACCAAGCGCTGGAGACGCCGCGGTACCGGCGGTTCGATGGGCACCCCCAAATACTCCACCAGCGAGTAGCGGGAGTCGTACCAGGGCCCCAGGAAGAAGGCCGGGGTGCCGTGGACCAGGGCGGTGAGCAGGGCGTGGATGCGGCTGGTGACCACCACCGACGCACCGGCGATGAGCTCGTGGGCCTGCTCCGCACTGTCCAGAGGAACCGCTTCGACGTCTCCTGCCGCCAGCCCCAGGCCGGAGAGGTCCTGACGTTCCGGAGCATGGAGCAGCGCCACCGTCGGGGCGACGGCGGCGCAGGCTTTGATCGAGGCGGCGATGAGTTCCTGAAAACCGAGGCCAGGGGAGAAGACCACCGGCCCGGGTCGGAGTTTCCAGCGTTCCGCATCCCCCAGGAGCAGCGTCGGGCAGCCCACCAAGGCGCTCTCCAGACCGGCGTTGCGCAGCGAGCGATGGGTGAAGGGGTCGCGGCTGCCAACGGTCTGAGAGAGCTGCTGGGCCAGAGCCAGATCCGCCAGGTCTTCGGGGCTGCGCAAGGCCACGCCGGGAGTGAGGATGGGGATCTCCACGGCCGCGAGGCCGGGAGCGGTGGCGTGATCCTCCGGCTGTAGCAGGGTGGCGCCGGGCAGGACCAGGGCGCGGCAGCGGTGGATGGCTTCCAGCTCCTTCTCTCCCAACGGCCGGTGGGCGTTGATCTCGACGGCGAAGTTGGGAAACCCGAAGCAGCTGCGCACCGCGTGCTCGATGATCAGATTGCCGCGGTTGACGCACCCAGGGGTGATGGTCAGCAGGGCATGGTCCCGGGAGCTGGTTACCTGGGAGCTGTTCACCTGGGAGCTCATCGTCGCTGCCGTTCCCGCGCCGCCAGCCGGCGGATCAAAGCCTCCGGCGCCTGCTCCTCGAGGCGGGAGTAATAGCCGCCGAGGTCTGTGCAGGGGGCCTCCTGGGCGGCTTCTTCGCAGGCTTCTCCCAGCGCCATCAGAGCCTGCGCCCGGTCTACCAAGCTTGGACCTTCCGCCACCTGATGGCTCAACATGGCCGGCGGACGGTAGTGCTCGACGGGCCTCGGTAGGTGGCCGCCGGCGTCCACCAGCACGGACAGGACTTTTCCTTCCACGTGCCCTTTCACGGGCCAGCGGAGGGTTTGCCGCCGCTGGTCGAAGAGGATTCGCCGGCTCTGCCGCCCTTCGGAGGTCACCACCGTCACCTCCAGGGGCAGGGGCCAGGGCTGCCGGGTCTGCTGCTCCAGGTCGATCTCCACGGCGTCCTCCACGGCGCCCTCCACGGCGCCCTCCACCAAGCTATGGCGGGCCAGCACCCGCGGCATGTCGCCGCCGTAGACCCAGGCGTCGAAAAAGGATTGGAGGTCTCCACCGCCCGCCGCCTCGATGGCTCGCTGGAGGTCTCGGCTGGTCACCGCGCCGGCTTTCGCACCGGCGACGGTGAAGCGTTGGAGGCCCTTCCAGAAAACCTCGTCTCCGACCTCCTGACGCAGCAGATGGAGCACCAGCAGACCGCGGCTGTAGGTCAGGCCTCCGCTCATCTCCTCGGGGCGGTCCCAACCGTGGTGCACCAGCGGCCGCGGAGGCTCCTCGGCGAGAGCGCGCAAATAGCGCAGCCGGGCCAGAACCCGCTCGCGGTCGTAGGCGGCGCGGCCCCAACGGTCCTCCTTGTAGGCCGCCACCATGAACGACACCAGGCCTTCATGAAGCCAGAACTCCGACCAGGTGGCGCCGGTGACGCGGTTGCCCCACCAATGATGAGCCAGCTCGTGGGCGAGGAGGTAATCCTCCTGCGGGTCGGCGAGCAACGCCTTGCCATAGCGAGTGCTGAACAGGGAGAGCCCGGCCATCTCCTGCGGCGGCGCTTCGTGGAGCAACGCCTGGGTGTAGGAGCTGCCCTCGTAGGGCAGCCCCGCTCGCTGGCCGAAGAAGCGCAGCATGCGGGGCGTGTCGGCGAAGATGCGCCGCAGCTCGGCGCCGTTGAAGTCCCGGCCGACATAGTTCAGGGTGACCTTTTCGCCGAAGGCTCCTTGGGCTACCTCGGCGACTGCCTCGAGGGGCGCCGCCAGAAAACCATAGAGGTAGGCGGGCCGCGGGGTCTCCAGGCGATATCGATGGTGATGCTGGAGGTCTCCGGTGGGCTGGTCGGCAGCGTCGGCGCTTTCGATCCTTCGGCCGGTGGCTTCGACGTGCAGGGTGGCGGGGGCGGTGAGGGAAAGGTCGAGGGTGGCGCGGTCGCCGGGATGATCGTGGCAGGGCATCCAGCCCGCGGTGTGGAAGGCGGTGAAGACCTGGTCGTGGTCGAAGCGCAGGCCTCGCTTCGCATCGGATCGGTAGCGGATCCGGAAGCGTCGCACTTCTTCCTTGGCCATGGGGCCCTTCGTTCTGGGTTCGGGGGAAAGATCGAGGAAGAGGGCCGCTTCGGCTTCCTCCACCCGGAACGGCACCGGAGATCCGCCGCTCCGGACTTCCTCGATGATCAGCCCCTCCGAGGCCAGCCGGATGGTCGCCAGCTCATCGACCAAGGAGCGCAACTCCACCGTGACGTCCCCCAGCACTGCGGGTTGGAGGAAGTCGAGATCGAGGATGGCCTCGTAGTGCAGGACGTCGAAGCCCGCGGCTTCGGCTCGTGGCTTTTCGTTCCCTCCTGGTGCCACTGTTCCAGCTTCGGTGGGCGGCTGGGGCGCCGCCGGCCTTGCGGCCCCGCTGATGGTGAGGGCGAGGAGGAGGGTGCCGGCCAGGAGCCCAATGCCGGCCAGGAGCCCAATGCCGGCCAGGAGCCCGGTGCCGGCCAGGAGCCCGGTGAGCCCTCGAGGGCGGGGCTTCATGAGGCGTTCTTCTTCATGGTCTGTAGGGGTGGTGTCGTGGCCAGCTCGGGGTGCATTTTCAGCAGGCGGCCCTTGAGGCGGCGGACGCGGCCCAGGGCCTCGGCGACCCGGGTGGGGCTCAGCCGGCCCTGTTCCAGCGCCCGATGGAGGCGATAAACGGCGCTGAATTGATGCGCCTCCTTGTAGTAGATCAGCAGATCACTGCCGGCGGCGAAAGCCAGGGCGCCGCATTCCGCCGGCGTCCAGTACCGCCGCAGGGCCTTCATTTCCAGCGCGTCGGCGACGATGGGGCCCTCGTAGCCGAGCTCCTGACGCAAGACCTGCCGCTGCCAGAAGGGCGAGAGGCTAGCGGGCGGATCTTCCCCAGGGGCTTCGCCGTCGGCGCCGGCCTGGGGATAGCGTACGTGAGCGGTCATCACCGCGTCGACATCAGCCGCCAGGGCGGCGCGGAAGGGGATCAGCTCCCGCTCCTCCATCACGCTGCGGGACGCGGACACTACCGGCAGATCCCGATGGCTGTCGACCTCGGTGGCGCCGTGGCCCGGAAAGTGTTTGACGCAGCTCAAGACCCCGCCTCGGCGCAGTCCCCGCACCGCCGCCGCGACGTGCTCGGCGGTGCGCCGAGGATCGAGGCCGAAGGAGCGGTCTCCCACCGCGCCGGCGCTGGTGGCGGCGGCCAGATCCGCCACCGGGGCGAGGCAGAGGTGGACTCCGGCGCCGGCGAGCTCCGCTCCCGCTTGGGCCAGCAGCTCCTCGGTTGCAGCGGGTTCGCCGGTGCCGAGCTCGGCCATGGGCGGGAGGCGAGTGAACCCGGTGCGAAAGCGCTGCACTCGGCCCCCTTCGTGATCGGTAGCCACCAACAGGGGCTCGCCGGGCCGGGCGCAGCGGTGCTGGAGCTCGGCGGTGAGCTGGCCCAGCTGCTCCGGATGGCGAAAGTTGTCGGTGAAGAGGACCACGCCGCCGATGCGGAAGGTGCGGAAGAACTCCGCCACGTCCTCCCCCAGCCGGGTGCCGTCGAAGGCCAGGAGGAAGAGCTGGCCGAAGGTGTCGAGCACCTCTTCCGGCGCAGGACTCCCGCCAGCGCCCCCGCGAGAGCTCTCCGGCGGCGGCGCGTCCTGGTGTGCCGGGTTCACCGACCGGGTTTCCCTGGATTCCCGTCCAGCGGCGGGGTGTCCTGGCGGGGTCGGCTCGCGCTTCCGATTTGCAGCAGCGATGCAGCTCCGGTGGTGGGCAGAGGCTCGCCCGGCTCCGTCAAGGGCCGGCCGTGGGCCGGTGCCTGAGGGCAGCCGACGCAGCCCGGGGGCAGCCAGCCCAGCGCCAGGGGCAGGCGGTACCCCCACAGCAAATCGCCGATCCAAAGCTCCGCCAGGGAGCTGCCGTCGAGTTGCGCCAGGGGGCGCCGGGGCAGGTCGATCATCGCTTCGCAGCAGGTCAGGGAGGAGCCGTCGATGGTCAAGTAGGCGGCGTCCACCGCCCACCGGCAGAGCTCCGGCGGCGGACCGATGGCGGGGTGCAGGATCTCGTCGTGCTCCGGTGAGAGCACCGGGGATGCTGGGATTGGCGCCTCGCCGGTGAGCTGGCGCCAGCGGTCCTCGCTCCAGCGCAGGAAAGCCTCGTCGCCGCCGTCCCAGCCCTCCTCCAGCCAGGTTTCGTCGTAGCTCTCCTGCGCGGTGGAGCGCGGGTCGATGCACGAGAAGTGGGGCATGCGCAGCCCCAGATGGGCGGAGTAGGAGAGAAGCGCTTCGGCGTCGGCGTAGGGATCGTCCACCAGCACCGCTTTGATCTTGATGCGCAGATGGTCGAGGTTCTGCCGCCGCCGATGCTCCACCAGCGCTTCGAGATTGTCGAGCACCGGCTGGAGGGCCGTACCGCCGCGCTGGTGGGCGAAGCGTTGGGGATCCAAGGAGTCGAGAGAGAAGGCGATGGAGGTGATGCCCGCCGCGCACAGGGGTTCGAAGCGGCGGGCGTCGAAGACGGTGCCGTTGGTCACCACCCGCACCTCGGCTCGGGGAGCGCGGCGGCGTACCTCGCGCACCATGTCCGGCAGGCGAGGGTGGAGCACCGGTTCGCCGAGGCCGGTGAAGTCGACGTTGCGCACCCGGTGGAAATCGATGCCGTCGAGATGGCGGAGGAACTCTTCGAAGGGTTGGAAGCGCTTGCTTTCCAGATGGCGATGGGAGCAGTAGGAGCAGGTGAGATTGCAGCGGGTGGAGACTTCCAGCTGCACCGAGCGCGGATGGCCGGGAGTCTCGTAGATCAGGCTCGGTACCGCTTCGCCGCCGGCAGCCCCCTCAAAGCCCTCGAGGCGTGGGCGCAGCTGCTCTACCGCATCGGGTAGCAGCAACTCACCGCAGCTTCGGCACCAGCGGGCGCTGAGCCCCTCCACCACCAGCCCGCTGGCCTCCCCCAGGGCGGCGTCGACGGAGAGGGCTATGGTCGGTGTGCTGCAGCCGGCGCAGGGCGGAGCCTCGCCGCCGGTGGGGCGCAGGCGGGCGACGAGGAAGTGGGATGGGTCTCCCGCCAGACAGCGGGCGATGTCCTCGAGGAGACCTTCGTCCGGGCTGACCGCCGGGGCGAAGGCTCGGCGGCTGGCCAGGCAGACCTGGCCGGGGAGATGTCGTAGCCGGAGCCCCCGTTCCGGTACCAGCAGATCCACCGGTGCCGGGAGCCGGTGCTCGGAAGCACCGGTGGCGGCTTCGGATTGCATCGGCCGGGGCGGCTAGTCGCTGCTCTCGGGGAGCTTGCTCTCCGTCCAGGAACGCTCTCGCGGATCGTAAGTCTGGAAGCGCTCGATGCGGAAATCACACTTCGACGAGGACACCGCGCCCAGCCGGAACTGGCGGCCTTCCTGGAGACCGAACTCGAGGTTGATGCGGAAATCGCACTTCGAAGCGGAAAGCGTCGCGTTGACACCCGGCTGGCGGAACTTGCCGACTCGGTTCTGGAGCAGGTTCACCGACCAGTCGCACTTGTCGGATGCGACCCGCATCTGGCCCCGAGGCATCTGTGCGGAGACCGTACCCAGGTTGTTGAGTACGCCGTCGGCGCTCAGGGAAACCATGTCGAGCTTCCAGTCGGCAGGATTGATCACCGACTGGACGAGGGAGAACTTGAAATCACATTTGGCCATAACCACCCTCCGGCAGGGCTGTGAGCCCCGCGATCATCCGCCCGGGGAGGTGCGGAGCCGATGGCTGAGCTGCCGCCGGATTGCGCCAGTGCGGCGGTCGAGCTCGACGCCTCGGCTGAATCTAGCCATCCGCCCTGCGTCGGTTCTCGGACATGAGACCGGGGGGACAGCGTCGCTCGAATCTCTGATCATGGCTTCCCGGAGACGGTTGGGATTGGTACCCCGGAATGCTGGCAATGATGAGAAACTTCAACGCGGGAAGTCGTTGATCAAAAATATTCTTCATAATCAGTGTATGCCTCTGAGACTGCGAGAGTCAACCGCGAGGGAGACCCCATGAGCGCTTTGCGTGTGGCTTTGTGGATCGATCCCGGCACGCCGCTGGAGCCCTCGGTATCGGGTCCGGCGGCAGTGCTGGGCTACGAGTTGGCGCAGGGGTTGGCCGAGCACTGCGCTGCCAACGAGGATCTGGCAGTGGATCTCTTCGCCGGCCGGGGATCACAGGTCGAGTTGCCGCTGGTCTCGCTGGATCCGGAGGAGCTTCCCGGCGGGGGAAGCCTGGAGGCTTCCGGTCGGCGGCTCGACGCTCTCTTCTGTCAGCTGGTGCTGTCGGGAATGACCCGCGGCTACGACCTGGTGCATTGCCTGGCGCCGGTGGTGACCCCCCTGCAGCTGGTGGCCGCCGCCGGTACGCCGGTGCTGCACTCGCCGTTGGTTGCCGCCGACCACCCGGCAGCGCTGCTGCCGCCGCGGCTGGTGGCTCCTCCTCTGCTGCGCCGGCTGCGCTTCACCGCTGCGCCCCAAAGTGGGTTGGTGGTGGAGTGGTCCACAGCCGGTGGGAGGTCCCGAGAGGCGATCGAAGAAGCACCGGTGGCGGTCACTCTGGGTGTGGATCTGGTGCGCTATCGGCCGGTGGCCGAGCCGCGGGGGGATTTCCTCGCTTGGTCCGGGGCCGGCGGTGGCCAGGGCCGCAAGCTGGCGACGGCGGTGGCGGAAGAGGTCGGTATGGAGCTGTGGAGCCCGGCCCAAGGCGGCGCCGAGGACCTTCTACCCTACGCCCGTGCCCTGCTCCACCCGGCCTCCGAAGCCGGCGGTATCGAAGCACTCTGGCCCCTGCGTGCCCTCGCCTGTGCGGTGCCGGTGATCGCCGTGGCCGGCGGCGAGCTCGACGAGGTCTTTGGTGAGGAGAGCTGTGGAGCTTTGCCGGCTTGGGAGATCGCTGCTGATCCGACTGCCATGGCGGCAGCGGTAGTCGATGTCTTGGAAGCGCTACCGCGGCCGTCCCCGGAGGTGATCCAAGCTCGTCGTCGGCGGGCCCTCGGGCATCACAACCGCCGGGCCATGGTGGCCCGCTGCCGAGAGCTTTACGCGGCGATGAGGGAAGCGAAATAGCGCTGGCTCCCCGCCGGCGGCGGGATCCCTGCCACGGTTTTGCCTTCATCGGGCCTCGGTGAGGTCACCCCCGGCGGTGCCGAGGGCGCTAGAATCCCTGGCATGCAAGACCTCCGCGCCCCTGTGCTCGCTCACCGCCGCCCCACAACGGGACCGGATCTGCGGGTTCACGCCCGTCTCTCCGACGCCGTGGGCTGGACTCCTCTGGTGCAGATGCGCCGCGCGCTGGAAGGCCACGAAGGCTGCGGCGAGGATCGCTGCGAGGTGTGGGCCAAGCTCGAGTTCATGAATCCCATGGGCAGCGTCAAGGACCGCATCGCCCGCTTCATGATCCTGGAGGCGCTGGAAAGCGGGCAGCTGCGCGAGGGCGGCACCATCGTCGAGTCTTCTTCCGGCAGCACCGCCATGGGGCTGGCAATGATGGCGGCTCAATATGGCCTCAAGACCAAGCTGGTGGTGCGGCGCCAGACCTCGAAGGAGAAGCTCGACTGTTTGCGAGCTCTTGGAGTGGAGCTAGTGCTGGTGGACGGCACCCTGCCGCCGGAGGACCCGGAGAGCTACAACCGCAAGGCTCTGCAGGTGGTGGAGCAGACCCCCGGGGCCTACTATCCGGACCAGCACAACAACCGTGCCAACAACCGCGCCCACTATCTGACTACCGGTCCGGAGATCTGGCGCCAGATGGACGGACGCATCGACTATTTCGTCGCCGGCATCGGCACCGGCGGCACGGTCTCCGGCGTCGCCCGCTACCTCAAAGAGCAGGATCCCGCGATCCGCGTGGTGGCGGTGGATATCGCCGGCTCGGTGTTCACTGAATACTTCCGCTCCCGCCGGATGGTAGAGCCTGCCCCCTATCGGGTGGAAGGTCTGGGGGACGAGGAGATCATCAACTGCCCGGAGTTCGAGCTCCTCGACGACATGGTCCAGGTCACCGACCGCCAGGCCTTTCATTGGGCGCGGCGCTTGGCGAAGCGCGAGGCGGTCTTCGCCGGCGGTTCCAGCGGCGGAGCCCTATGGGGCGTGAGTCAGGTCGCCCGGCAGCTGGACGGCTCCCTGGGCCGCCCGGCGCGCATCGCCACCCTCTTTCCGGACTCCGGCGGCCGCTACCTCAGCACCATCTACAACGATGAGTGGATGCGCGCTCAGGGTTTGCTCGACGACGGATAGCCTCAATACCCGAGCCGGCCCGCCGCTTTGCCTGCTCGACGAAGAATCACCGAACCCCGAGAATCCAGCCTTCCACCGATGCCAGCGCGTGGCCTTCGGGGGTGAGATCCGGGTGGAGAAACTGTCCCAGCCGGCCGCAGCGATCCGCCTGCTGCATCCAGGCAGCGGCGCTGTAGGCGTCGTGCTGGTCGCCGGTGCGGTTCTCCCGCGGGAAACCGCTGCTCCACAGAGATGGGTAGACCTCGGCAATCGCGGAGCGGCCGTCGGGGATCTGCCAGCCGTCGAAGGGCCAGAAGTGCAGCTTCGCGCCGAGGCGCCGGCGCAGGAGCAAGAGCCAGGGCAGCCCGCTGTGGGTGGACTTTGCCACCGAGCCCTGGACGTCGAAGTGGAACACCGATTTGGCGCCGCCGGCTCGGCGCTCGCACAGCCTCCGCCAGCGCGCATCGCCGCTCCGGCTCGTGCCGTCACCGACCCGGGCCTGGCGCACGTCGTCGACCCAAACCCCGTCGCCGCCGGTGGGCCAGTGACGGGAGAAGTCGGCGAGGAAGGCGTCCCAATCCGGCTCCACTCCATGGAGCTCGAAGTAGGGCAGGGGGAAGGAGAATCCATGATCGATGCCCACCAGGGTAGCCCCGCCGCCCTCCTCCAGGATCTCCGCTAGCCAGTGGGCAAGGCCTCGCCGAGACCAATACTTCGAGCGTCCTGTGGTGGGTGAGATCTCCCGCGGCGGCTCGGCGCCGTCCGCCCGATAGGCCCGCAGCCCCGGCAGCCCCTTCTCTGGCGTGGCGGCGCCGGAATAATCGATACCGATATATCGCTCAAAGCTCCGGCGGATCCTGGTCACGGAAGATTTCCTCGGTTGGAGGGTGAGAAGAAAAATGCGTTCGTTCGAGCGTGATTCCTCCCAATCCTCGCTCGGGTGTCTCGGGTGGTGGACTTCGATACACCCTCTTAGTGTTGTTGCTTTCTTCTAGACATGTGAAATTTGGTCTCTCCGGAAAGGTTTCTTTGGGAGGCGGATGGCAATCGCTGCATGTCCTTGAAGAAAAGCGACTTGATGGGTGAAGACTGTTTTAGCGGCGGCTGGATGGCTCGTTACCTGCTAGAGATAAGGCCTAAGGCTGCCATAGAAAAGCAATGCTATGCGTCAGTTCGGCTTATCCGAAGATTTAGAGTTTGGCATCTCGCTCTTTGGC containing:
- a CDS encoding asparagine synthase-related protein, whose translation is MSASPNLPASLPGLALPGLPLPLFGAFAHHSRGRDRLTPNHLQPWVAAWIGDVDPKDWFIDQGAGVALLRPEATAFPQGPGSDAGAESGPWAALAIRGSLQAMALEAQPPPGWPVPVAQSVATALLYRFLDRGEEALAGLGGDFSIALWDGRRRRLLLTRDALGQRSLYYRRAGGLTVFCSEPEPLLRAPGLGAELSAESAFWYLAFGTPPPGRTLARGVEVLPAAHLLSWRPGAAALERRWWTPLDPESPVKATEEVIGEIRRSLDTALLSAVADSEPWGLLLSGGVDSSYLGACAVAHGRPPEAALTSAFEERHGLNETEVAAAVAGWLRVPHRPVTLRAAEGLELLREVVLAAPIPCAAWAALTHHRVLAEARELGLELLVSGLGADEVFGGYDHYRGYYARFLRFLRRQSVPAGLAEVELPWQAEEQSSRRVLYPGVARFFDDPSLRKGLEEPYRRWQYASHLRSFYRECRRLKPEAHAMELMVAHECQHRIPEILFGNFEPLARAHGVEVRYPFLQPELVQLVAGLRVEDRYRTAGGRFSLRLRDLQPRFKHAMLEVARGRVPEEVVDRPRKSFTAPFGGWLFDQAFGPAVIDDLRRSPFWKLGIVRKEWLEHILERIQPGPNPWVFQLWALVTLAGWYERFVEPDR
- a CDS encoding polysaccharide pyruvyl transferase family protein, with the protein product MNSSQVTSSRDHALLTITPGCVNRGNLIIEHAVRSCFGFPNFAVEINAHRPLGEKELEAIHRCRALVLPGATLLQPEDHATAPGLAAVEIPILTPGVALRSPEDLADLALAQQLSQTVGSRDPFTHRSLRNAGLESALVGCPTLLLGDAERWKLRPGPVVFSPGLGFQELIAASIKACAAVAPTVALLHAPERQDLSGLGLAAGDVEAVPLDSAEQAHELIAGASVVVTSRIHALLTALVHGTPAFFLGPWYDSRYSLVEYLGVPIEPPVPRRLQRLVEGAVSGRRLPPATPFRRARTLRRNLVRWFDEVAAPLGLPVAEELPGVRQVRSAGAVEAASRGALA
- a CDS encoding M1 family aminopeptidase, with amino-acid sequence MKPRPRGLTGLLAGTGLLAGIGLLAGIGLLAGTLLLALTISGAARPAAPQPPTEAGTVAPGGNEKPRAEAAGFDVLHYEAILDLDFLQPAVLGDVTVELRSLVDELATIRLASEGLIIEEVRSGGSPVPFRVEEAEAALFLDLSPEPRTKGPMAKEEVRRFRIRYRSDAKRGLRFDHDQVFTAFHTAGWMPCHDHPGDRATLDLSLTAPATLHVEATGRRIESADAADQPTGDLQHHHRYRLETPRPAYLYGFLAAPLEAVAEVAQGAFGEKVTLNYVGRDFNGAELRRIFADTPRMLRFFGQRAGLPYEGSSYTQALLHEAPPQEMAGLSLFSTRYGKALLADPQEDYLLAHELAHHWWGNRVTGATWSEFWLHEGLVSFMVAAYKEDRWGRAAYDRERVLARLRYLRALAEEPPRPLVHHGWDRPEEMSGGLTYSRGLLVLHLLRQEVGDEVFWKGLQRFTVAGAKAGAVTSRDLQRAIEAAGGGDLQSFFDAWVYGGDMPRVLARHSLVEGAVEGAVEDAVEIDLEQQTRQPWPLPLEVTVVTSEGRQSRRILFDQRRQTLRWPVKGHVEGKVLSVLVDAGGHLPRPVEHYRPPAMLSHQVAEGPSLVDRAQALMALGEACEEAAQEAPCTDLGGYYSRLEEQAPEALIRRLAARERQRR
- the nagZ gene encoding beta-N-acetylhexosaminidase, with amino-acid sequence MNPAHQDAPPPESSRGGAGGSPAPEEVLDTFGQLFLLAFDGTRLGEDVAEFFRTFRIGGVVLFTDNFRHPEQLGQLTAELQHRCARPGEPLLVATDHEGGRVQRFRTGFTRLPPMAELGTGEPAATEELLAQAGAELAGAGVHLCLAPVADLAAATSAGAVGDRSFGLDPRRTAEHVAAAVRGLRRGGVLSCVKHFPGHGATEVDSHRDLPVVSASRSVMEERELIPFRAALAADVDAVMTAHVRYPQAGADGEAPGEDPPASLSPFWQRQVLRQELGYEGPIVADALEMKALRRYWTPAECGALAFAAGSDLLIYYKEAHQFSAVYRLHRALEQGRLSPTRVAEALGRVRRLKGRLLKMHPELATTPPLQTMKKNAS
- a CDS encoding radical SAM protein, producing MQSEAATGASEHRLPAPVDLLVPERGLRLRHLPGQVCLASRRAFAPAVSPDEGLLEDIARCLAGDPSHFLVARLRPTGGEAPPCAGCSTPTIALSVDAALGEASGLVVEGLSARWCRSCGELLLPDAVEQLRPRLEGFEGAAGGEAVPSLIYETPGHPRSVQLEVSTRCNLTCSYCSHRHLESKRFQPFEEFLRHLDGIDFHRVRNVDFTGLGEPVLHPRLPDMVREVRRRAPRAEVRVVTNGTVFDARRFEPLCAAGITSIAFSLDSLDPQRFAHQRGGTALQPVLDNLEALVEHRRRQNLDHLRIKIKAVLVDDPYADAEALLSYSAHLGLRMPHFSCIDPRSTAQESYDETWLEEGWDGGDEAFLRWSEDRWRQLTGEAPIPASPVLSPEHDEILHPAIGPPPELCRWAVDAAYLTIDGSSLTCCEAMIDLPRRPLAQLDGSSLAELWIGDLLWGYRLPLALGWLPPGCVGCPQAPAHGRPLTEPGEPLPTTGAASLLQIGSASRPRQDTPPLDGNPGKPGR
- a CDS encoding cysteine synthase family protein translates to MQDLRAPVLAHRRPTTGPDLRVHARLSDAVGWTPLVQMRRALEGHEGCGEDRCEVWAKLEFMNPMGSVKDRIARFMILEALESGQLREGGTIVESSSGSTAMGLAMMAAQYGLKTKLVVRRQTSKEKLDCLRALGVELVLVDGTLPPEDPESYNRKALQVVEQTPGAYYPDQHNNRANNRAHYLTTGPEIWRQMDGRIDYFVAGIGTGGTVSGVARYLKEQDPAIRVVAVDIAGSVFTEYFRSRRMVEPAPYRVEGLGDEEIINCPEFELLDDMVQVTDRQAFHWARRLAKREAVFAGGSSGGALWGVSQVARQLDGSLGRPARIATLFPDSGGRYLSTIYNDEWMRAQGLLDDG